CTATATTAATTCAATATAGACTAATATTATCCTGCCATTTGTTCATTTTTTGCTTCTGACTTTTTAATTTCATTTGCAACATAGTTTGTCAAATCAACTACTCTTGCTGAATATCCCCATTCATTGTCATACCATGCTGCTACTTTTACCATGTTCTCTCCGATTACCATAGTAGATAAAGCATCTACTATAGTAGATCTGTCATCGCCTTTATAATCAACTGAAACAAGTGGCTCGTCTGAGAAACCAAGAATTCCTTTTAATTCTTTTTGAGAAGCTTCTTTAAATGCTGCATTTATCTCCTCAGCTGTTGCATTTTTCTTAATTTCACAAACTAAATCTGTAATTGAAACTGTTGGAGTTGGTACTCTTAAAGCAAAACCATTTAGTTTACCTTTTAATTGTGGTAAAACTTTTGCCACAGCTTTTGCTGCTCCTGTAGTTGTAGGTATAATAGATTCTGAAGCTGCTCTAGCTCTTCTTAAATCTTTATGAGTTTTATCTAATATTCTTTGATCGTTAGTATATGAGTGTATAGTTGTCATTAAACCCTTTACAATGCCAAACTTCTCATCAAGTATTTTTGCTACTGGTGCCAAACAGTTAGTTGTACAAGAAGCATTTGATATTATATGATGTAAATCATTTTCATAAGATTTTTCATTAACTCCCATTACTATAGTTACATCTTCTGCTCCATCCTTAGCTGGTGCTGTTAATATAACCTTTTTAGCTCCTGCTTCTATATGTCCATTAAGTTGTTCTCTTGTTTTAAACTTTCCAGTAGACTCTATAACAATATCTACATTTAACTTTTCCCATGGTAAATCCTTTGGTTCATCTTCGTGTAATATTTTAATTTCTCTTCCATTTATTATTATTGAATTTTCTTTTGCCTCCACATCCCCATTAAATCTTCCAAAGCATGAATCATATTTAAATAAGTGAGCTAATGTCTCTGTATTAGCTCTGGCATTTACAGCTACTATTTCTATATCATTATTTAATTTTTCTTCAGCAATTCTTAGCACTGTTCTTCCTATTCTTCCAAATCCGTTAATACCTACTCTTATTTTCATTTATATGTCCCCCCATACTTTTATATGTAATATACAATATTCTTTTACGCTCTAAATGTTGTATACTTTTAACTAAATGTTATATATTATTTATATTAATTTTCTAATTATTTGTCAATGATTATATTTATATATATATCCTTATCTAATTAATTTACATGGACCTATATCTTTATATCTTCTTTTTACTATAAAAATTGTATACTACTTAAAATTAGTCGTCATATATTCAATCACATATATGCATTAGAGTACCACAATTAGGCTTATAATTTCTAAAATTGATAATTCACCTCTACTTTAATATGCAATACTATTTAATGTAAAATTTAAAATTCAGAATACAAAATGAATGTATAAATTTTAAATCCTACATTTTCAAATTTAACAGTGTAGTTGTATATTATAAATTACAGTTTATTGCTTATTATTTATTGCAAGCAAATACATATAGTGTTATTATTATTTTTGTGCATTTATACACGGCTATATATGGTAATGTACTCCATATTCTATTAAAAGTGAAAATACTACTAATTAAACTTTTTTATATAAATTTTTAAGTTTTGATTAGAATAAAAATCGCTATTTTAAATGAAGAACTTTATTTATATATGCTATAAAATCGAATTGGAGGGTCATTTATGACTATAAGAGAAATGATGAAGTATATTGAAAGTGAATATCAGATAATAAACTCCACTCCTTGTGAAATATGTGGTGGAAATTTCATTACAGATTCCATAGGATTAAATATAATAAATTCTTTCCCTTTCGATGTTTGCCAATGTGTATGCGAAGATTGTGGACATAAAAAAACATTTAAATTCTCTTCACCCTTTGCTTTTTCTGATGAAGAAAATTTAAATGCATTTAAAAAAGATATGAATTAGTAGCTACTAATTTTTCTTTATTAATATATATATACCAATTATTATCAAAGCAGCTGGTAAAAAATATGCACTTATAGCGGATTTTATTAAATGATGTATTTCTGTTCCTTCAAAAGCTTTATTTAATACAGCTATAGTTCCAAATAATATGAGCACCCAACCTAATATATTAAATTTATTTTTTGTAACTGCTGCTTTATTTCCGCTATTATAGTTTTCATTATTCATATTAAAAGCACTCTCTTTAAATCCTTTACTGAATACAAAACCATCCTGAACATACTCCCCCCTATTAATTTTACCTGCAATTTTATAGGTATCACTAAAGGTGTATATCCAAAATATAAGCTTTACTATTCCTGCTAAAAATCCTATGCCTACAAATCTAAATACTGGATCTATTAATAAAAATATAGCTAGCGCTTCAATACCTTTCTCCATTAAACCCAAATACATATACCCAACTCCAGGTATTAATGCACATATAAAAGTTACTAAATCATTTTTCCTCTCCACTTATATCACTCCTCATTTTTAACATTTATTATTCCATTATTTATATCAATCTTCAAAAGTCCATCACCATTTCCTAATACCTTAGATATACCTGAGTTTACCTTCTTTTCATCGTTAAACTTGCAAACTCCATTATTTATATCCGTATCCATTTTAAAATTTTCATCCTCAGTTTTCATTGTAATGGTTGCATTAGATGCATCTATCTTTATATTATTGCACTTTTTATTTTTCAAATTTACCTTTCCATTGGAAATATCAATTACACTTTTTTTAATATCTCCTTCTAAGTCTATATTACAATTGGAGCCATCTATATCAATATCACCATTAAAGTCATCGCCCTCAATGTCTAAATTGGTTCCATTTACTTTCACATACATGCCCTCTGGCACATATATGGTCCCTTCTACTCCATTTACAAATGCCTCTGGAAAATTTATCTTATACCCATCACTTTCTTTATCCGCATGTATGTCATACTTTTTAATGGCTTTGTACCTATCTACATACACCTCTAGATCTAAAAGCACTTCCTTTGCCTTAGAATTTTTAACCTTAAGTTTAGAGTTAGGTAAATCAAGTTTTAACTCTTTACCATAGTCTTCTAAAGATTTATTTACCTTAATTCTTTTATACTTATTTTTATCCATACTAAATTTATCTACATTCATAACTATATCATTTTTAAAATATTCCTTAAATCTTTCTCCAATACTTCCACTACCATACCTTAAATAATTAAAACCATTTGTGGCTATAAAAAGTATTATTATAGGTATTATTAAATAGTTAAATCCTGTTTTTTTATTTTCTTTGACTTCTTTCCTCCCTACATACAACACTTCTAATCCCAATAGTATAAACAATAGTGGCCACCATTTAAATATCTCTATAGCTAAAGAGTAATTCACATTACTTATAGCTAACCATACACCATAAAATATAAGTGCTAGTGCAATAGTTATTGTCCCTGTTCTCTTCATACCTTCTTACCTCCACTTTAATATTTATCAAAATAATTTCTATACTAATTTCTATTAATATTAATATTAATATGCTAAATTCTTAAGCTTATTATTTTTAACATGTATTTCATATTATTATTCTATATTATTAACTTTTTTCCTCCAAAATGAATAATTATAAATAAATGTGTCAATACTATCTATGAAGTCAAAATTTAAACCAAATGCCCCCATTATATTTTAAGGATAATTAGCCCCCACTAATTATCCTTTTTTTATTATCTTTAGATACATGAAAATAAATAACAACTCAAAGATGCCGGTATATTTTGTTTCAGACAAGGAAGCAGGTTCCGCCGCTAGTAGAACTATCGGTGGGTTCTACTGACGCAGTATGACGCAAAATAGACTAGCATACTGAATTGTTATTTATTTGAATGTGCCTCAAATAGAAATCACCTACTATGTAGATATGTTTAAAAATATTAAATATAAAAAATACTTCGCTTTGATAAAATAGATATGTTTTCGTCATCCAATCTAAAATCAAAGGAAGTATAGTCCAAAACGTACAACGATAGTTTAACATATATTAAGTAAAAATGTAAATATTATATATTAATGATTAACCCACAATAAGGTACAATGTGGTGGAATTATGAAATTTCTCCTCCATGACTTGCATAAAAGCTCGGAACAATAAATTTAATTTAAGAAATTCTAATCTTTTAGCCATATAAAATTATCTAACGCTCACATTCAGCGTCCTGCCTCAGGTTCGCTAGCCTGGCGTCCTTGCCAGACTTACGATAATTTTATCTGTCTAAAAAAAGAATTTCTAAAATTAAATTTAAACAGTTCCTTCGCTTCTTATGCAAGTCATTCCAGAGAAATTTCATAATTCAAGTAATATAATGCTTTTTGTGGGTTAATCATATTAATTTATTATAAAAAGTATTTTAATTATCACTTTAGATATCCCTAAAATAAAACTTTTATTGATAAAAATTAATATAAATATTAAAATTATAAATAACAAAGATTAATAAAGTAATTCTTAGCTTCAGCCAACTTTTACTTTTTAAAAAATATCTCACAATATCCCTGAAGCTTAGAATGATTTTTATCTAAAGTTGTGTCTACTCTTATCCTCAACTTATATAGGATGGCATGTTAGAATTACTAGACATGATTCAAATTAATAGCAAGGAGATTTTTTATGGGTAATAAAATTCTTATAATAGAAGATGAAAAAAAGTTATCGAATATAATGGGATTATACCTTCAGAAAGAAGGCTACTCTGTAGATTTCGCTTACGATGGGTATGAAGGTGAAACAAAAATTCAAGAAGGAAACTACAATTTAATAATATTAGATATAATGATGCCCAAAAAAGATGGATGGTCTCTACTGCGAAAAGCTAAAAGTAAAGAAAATCCACCTTCAGTTATATTAACAACTGCTAGAGGTGAGGAAGAAGATAGAATATTTGGTTTTGAACTAGGAGCTGATGACTACATGGTAAAACCACTCAGCATGAGAGAACTTGTACTTAGAGTAAATCTTAGGATAAAATCTCCTAAAAACTCTTCATCAAACTTATCCACAATAACTTTAGATAATTTATCCATAGAAGTAGAAAATAGAACTGTATATCAAAATAATAAAGTAATACCTCTAACCCCTAAAGAATTTGATCTTCTCTTATTTTTAATAAATAATCCAAATCAAGTATTTAAAAGGGACCAGCTTTTAGATAAAGTATGGGGATATGATTTTATGGGTGACACAAGAACTGTAGATACCCATGTTAAAAAATTAAGAGAAAAATTAGTATTTTGTGATAAAAAACTAAAAACAGTTTGGGGTGTAGGTTATAAATTGGATTCATAGTTTATTATCATATTTACGAAAGGAGATTATATAGAAGCTTCTCAGTTTCTAGCATGAAAAATGAAAAATAGTAAAATAACTAAAAAATTAATAAAATATTTCTTATTTACTATAACCTTAGTAGTATTTGTATGCTTTTTAATCAGCAGCTCTTTTATATCAAAGCTCTATAGAAAGCAGCAATATAAAAGCCTAAAAACCAGCGGTGAAGAAATATATGAAAGTTTAAAAAACAATACTCCTATTGAAGAACTTCAAAGTAATGCTGTTCTAATTACCAATTCTTCAATTATTCCTCTTACTAAATCTAAAATGGGCGTAGTAAATATGATTAAATTCATGGATATTGAAAACATTCATGGTGAAGGCATACTTAATACCAAAAGTGGTGAATCCTTTTTAATGTATAAATTAGAGACACCTCTAGGTGATATAATAACCTTTCAAAATGCCGCTCCCTATTCGGAATTTTTAAAAATAATATACATAGTACTTATCTCAGTATTTATTATAGCCATTATAATTTCTATACCAATTTTTTATTTCTTAGGAAGAAAATTTACCAAACCCATATTACAATTAAAAAATATTTCTAATGAAATTGCAAAAGGCAATTTTGAAATAATGGAACCCATAAATACTGGCGATGAAATTGAAGAATTATATTCTAGTATTAATAATATGTCTAATAGACTAAAAGAAAAACATTCTTTTCAGAAGAAATTTATAGCAAATATTTCACATGACTTTAGAACACCCCTAAGCATAATAAGAAACTATAGTGAAGCTATTTCTGACGGGATACTCTCAGAAAATGAAGTGACTAACTATTCAAAGGAAATAATAAATGAAGTAGATAAATTAAATACTATGGTAATAGATTTATTAGAAATATCTAAACTTCAAGAAGGTAAACTTAAATTAACCCTAAATAAAATAGATATTAGAGTTTTCTTAAAACACTGTGTAGAAAGTTTTATGACTATAAGTAAAGAAAAGAACATTGACCTTGTTTTAACTTCTCATCCTATAGAAGTAGTAATGGATGAAAAATATATGTACCGAGTAATGTATAATTTTATAAATAACGCTATTAAGTTTTCAAATAAAAATTCATCAATAGAAATTTCTTCTATAAAAATGTCTGAAGGTGTTAAAGTTTCCGTAAAAGATTACGGCATTGGAATACCTCAAAATATTATAAGTGATATTTGGTATAGATATTATAAGGATTCCCAAAGTGGTGGAATAGGCTTAGGACTACCTATATGTAAAGAAATACTAGAGCAGCATAACTTTAAATATGGTGTTGAAAGTAAAGAAAATGAAGGCACCACATTTTATTTCATAATCCCAAACTAACATATATTGGGACGGAATACATTGAAAAAAAATCTGTCTTTAAGGTAACAACAAATATATTTTTTTAGACTATTGAGCTAGCCTTAGAAATTTTTTGTTTTCAAATTTCAATACCCGTTAAGAAGCTTTCATGTTTGAGCGCCGTTAGAAGCGAGTTTGAAAGCTTTAAGGGATTGAAATTTGAAAACATTAGAATTTCTTGGCGTATTGCAAGCAGTCTTAAAAAATATATTTATTGCGGACTTAAAGACAGATTTTTCTTATTGTACTTACCTGACAATTTTCCTATCTTGTTAATTTTAATATAGCATTCTCTTAAAAATATTCATACCTGTAAAGCCTGGAACACAAATTCTTCTAACTTTAAAACACTCATTATCTGTATTGCAATAACCCATATGAGTTGTAACAGCCATTTCATAACCACACTTTTTAGCTGCTTTTATTGTATCATTATTATATCTTCCATAAGGATAAGCTAAAAATTTTACATTATTGTTAATAAGTTTTTCTATCTTTGCCTTTGATAAACTCAAATCTTGTAATTGTTCATCATAGGATAACTTGTCTAACTTTCTATGTTTAGATGTATGGCACTGAATGTCTATGCCATTTTCCTGCATCTCTCTAAGTTCCTTTAAACTAGAATAAATTGTACTACTACCTTTTGTTATATAATCAGCCACAACAAATATTGTAGCCTTTAAATCTAATTCTTTTAATATAGGATATGCATTAACATAGTTGTCCTTATATCCATCATCAAAAGTTATGACTACTGCCTTATCTGGAAATTGTTTATCTTTAGAAATATAATAGTACACTTGATCCAAAGTTAAAGTTTCATAACCATTATCTTTTATGTATTGCATTTGTTTTCTAAATTTATTCTTGTCCACTTTAAAAAATCCATTTTTATTATCAGATATAGAATGATACATTAATATCGGTATTGAATATTTATAGGCTTCATCAGCCTTTTTTTTACTTGTCTTACCTATTATTCTTAAAAAAGGTTCTGCTATCCTTCCATTTAATAACATAATAAATAGTAAGCCAAACACTGTTATCTTAAATATAACACTCTTATTTTTAAATTTCATAATATTTACTCCTAGCATTTATGTATTTATTTTTAGACAAGCATATAATATATTATAACACA
The DNA window shown above is from Haloimpatiens massiliensis and carries:
- the gap gene encoding type I glyceraldehyde-3-phosphate dehydrogenase — encoded protein: MKIRVGINGFGRIGRTVLRIAEEKLNNDIEIVAVNARANTETLAHLFKYDSCFGRFNGDVEAKENSIIINGREIKILHEDEPKDLPWEKLNVDIVIESTGKFKTREQLNGHIEAGAKKVILTAPAKDGAEDVTIVMGVNEKSYENDLHHIISNASCTTNCLAPVAKILDEKFGIVKGLMTTIHSYTNDQRILDKTHKDLRRARAASESIIPTTTGAAKAVAKVLPQLKGKLNGFALRVPTPTVSITDLVCEIKKNATAEEINAAFKEASQKELKGILGFSDEPLVSVDYKGDDRSTIVDALSTMVIGENMVKVAAWYDNEWGYSARVVDLTNYVANEIKKSEAKNEQMAG
- a CDS encoding metal-binding protein; the protein is MTIREMMKYIESEYQIINSTPCEICGGNFITDSIGLNIINSFPFDVCQCVCEDCGHKKTFKFSSPFAFSDEENLNAFKKDMN
- a CDS encoding LiaF transmembrane domain-containing protein yields the protein MKRTGTITIALALIFYGVWLAISNVNYSLAIEIFKWWPLLFILLGLEVLYVGRKEVKENKKTGFNYLIIPIIILFIATNGFNYLRYGSGSIGERFKEYFKNDIVMNVDKFSMDKNKYKRIKVNKSLEDYGKELKLDLPNSKLKVKNSKAKEVLLDLEVYVDRYKAIKKYDIHADKESDGYKINFPEAFVNGVEGTIYVPEGMYVKVNGTNLDIEGDDFNGDIDIDGSNCNIDLEGDIKKSVIDISNGKVNLKNKKCNNIKIDASNATITMKTEDENFKMDTDINNGVCKFNDEKKVNSGISKVLGNGDGLLKIDINNGIINVKNEE
- a CDS encoding response regulator transcription factor; its protein translation is MGNKILIIEDEKKLSNIMGLYLQKEGYSVDFAYDGYEGETKIQEGNYNLIILDIMMPKKDGWSLLRKAKSKENPPSVILTTARGEEEDRIFGFELGADDYMVKPLSMRELVLRVNLRIKSPKNSSSNLSTITLDNLSIEVENRTVYQNNKVIPLTPKEFDLLLFLINNPNQVFKRDQLLDKVWGYDFMGDTRTVDTHVKKLREKLVFCDKKLKTVWGVGYKLDS
- a CDS encoding sensor histidine kinase yields the protein MKNSKITKKLIKYFLFTITLVVFVCFLISSSFISKLYRKQQYKSLKTSGEEIYESLKNNTPIEELQSNAVLITNSSIIPLTKSKMGVVNMIKFMDIENIHGEGILNTKSGESFLMYKLETPLGDIITFQNAAPYSEFLKIIYIVLISVFIIAIIISIPIFYFLGRKFTKPILQLKNISNEIAKGNFEIMEPINTGDEIEELYSSINNMSNRLKEKHSFQKKFIANISHDFRTPLSIIRNYSEAISDGILSENEVTNYSKEIINEVDKLNTMVIDLLEISKLQEGKLKLTLNKIDIRVFLKHCVESFMTISKEKNIDLVLTSHPIEVVMDEKYMYRVMYNFINNAIKFSNKNSSIEISSIKMSEGVKVSVKDYGIGIPQNIISDIWYRYYKDSQSGGIGLGLPICKEILEQHNFKYGVESKENEGTTFYFIIPN
- a CDS encoding polysaccharide deacetylase family protein is translated as MKFKNKSVIFKITVFGLLFIMLLNGRIAEPFLRIIGKTSKKKADEAYKYSIPILMYHSISDNKNGFFKVDKNKFRKQMQYIKDNGYETLTLDQVYYYISKDKQFPDKAVVITFDDGYKDNYVNAYPILKELDLKATIFVVADYITKGSSTIYSSLKELREMQENGIDIQCHTSKHRKLDKLSYDEQLQDLSLSKAKIEKLINNNVKFLAYPYGRYNNDTIKAAKKCGYEMAVTTHMGYCNTDNECFKVRRICVPGFTGMNIFKRMLY